From Planctomycetota bacterium, one genomic window encodes:
- a CDS encoding AAA family ATPase: protein MSDTRIQAVIAMGRQAARPQAPETLRFRINTGPERSRTSLVEVGSVPTGDVRWLWPHKFPIGKLSLLVGDPGRGKSLLALDLAARLSLGAPWPDGQPNPLPPSSTLLLSAEDDVADTVRPRLEALGADVRRIRSLRGLFEGGLRKGFQLPGDLPTLEQAVEDTPDVRLVVLDPLMAFLATGTANSNSALRALLATLQEMAERLGFAVLALTHLTKASGAAPLYRAMGSLALVAASRAVWTLWPDLDEPDRTYFVPLKCNLSPALHAHAYRIGPNPLNPKQPAIIWEPEPIPMALLAASTASPVPRQRDQQCVGWLRAVLKDGPVPSADIEEAASREGYGRNVLARAKRILGVFHEPAGLRGKWLCRLPD, encoded by the coding sequence ATGTCCGACACGAGGATTCAGGCCGTGATCGCGATGGGGCGGCAGGCGGCCCGGCCGCAGGCGCCGGAGACCCTCCGATTCCGCATCAACACGGGTCCGGAGCGGAGCCGCACGTCGCTGGTTGAGGTCGGCAGCGTCCCCACGGGCGACGTCCGCTGGCTCTGGCCCCACAAGTTCCCCATCGGCAAGCTATCGTTGCTCGTGGGCGACCCGGGCCGCGGCAAGAGCCTGCTCGCGCTCGACCTGGCGGCCCGCCTGTCGCTCGGCGCGCCCTGGCCCGACGGCCAGCCGAACCCGCTCCCCCCCTCCTCCACCCTCCTGCTCAGCGCGGAGGACGACGTGGCCGACACGGTCCGCCCGCGCCTCGAGGCCCTGGGGGCCGACGTGCGCCGCATCCGCTCCCTGCGGGGCCTTTTCGAGGGCGGCCTCCGCAAGGGCTTCCAGCTCCCCGGCGACCTGCCGACCCTCGAGCAGGCCGTCGAGGACACGCCCGACGTGCGCCTCGTCGTCCTTGACCCCCTCATGGCCTTCCTGGCCACGGGCACGGCCAACAGCAACTCCGCCTTGCGGGCGCTCCTGGCCACACTCCAGGAAATGGCCGAGCGCCTGGGCTTCGCCGTCCTGGCCCTCACGCACCTGACGAAGGCGAGCGGGGCGGCTCCGCTCTACCGGGCCATGGGCAGCCTCGCCCTCGTGGCGGCCAGCCGGGCCGTGTGGACCCTGTGGCCCGACCTCGACGAGCCGGATCGGACGTATTTCGTGCCCCTCAAGTGCAACCTCTCGCCCGCCTTGCACGCCCACGCCTACCGCATCGGCCCCAACCCCCTCAATCCCAAGCAGCCCGCCATCATCTGGGAGCCCGAGCCGATTCCCATGGCCCTGCTCGCCGCCAGCACGGCCAGCCCCGTGCCGCGCCAGCGCGACCAGCAGTGCGTCGGCTGGCTGCGGGCCGTGCTCAAGGACGGGCCGGTGCCCTCCGCCGACATCGAGGAAGCGGCGAGCAGGGAAGGCTACGGCCGCAACGTCCTCGCCCGGGCCAAGCGAATCCTGGGTGTCTTCCACGAACCCGCCGGCCTGCGGGGGAAGTGGCTGTGTCGGCTTCCCGACTGA
- a CDS encoding tetratricopeptide repeat protein translates to MRHSVSLFLGRLAALCAVAAAAWGPRPALGEDEREDANLRRGRILYKSGKYNEAIAELNIALRRNPRNGEAHLYLGKSHARISEFDKAVDALQQAVQIVPNSEDALSELSGSYLELDQRERGRGNLEQAREFLEKAESAAKTLEQRQPKAKESFELLARLAKHKADVYRDSGEPDKERDMYDQVLLYCSKVLEIDPNDVSTRLDEIRTLFGLRRFKDAERRCNELLKINPQLHEPKLIIAAIRRADGDNEGAVKVLTEVLTEKKTQIEAMLRRAEIYLDLQKYEEALADANEAIRLTNKNPYANFIRGCVYMQLKKLDAAIQELQFAASGMPKHLPSHFWLARCLLMKDRLRDAIEELNTVVKLDARFTTARLVLASAHLQNGYPDGAITTLVDALHFDSRNIEVYRLLGIAYLHKGENERAEQQFAKMLDIDPGAARAHQVLAGIKLAKGKVDEAIDHCRTALEVEPKNVDVHFLLGLAYMRRGRFDGAKAQFENVLSLREKHPGARMNLAAVHVQLRELDLAQEQLQRCIEEDPTQTKPRYSLAKLYLAQRKFDKAEAELTQLLKNESERANVHLAMAELHLAKGEKERAVEAAKAALSLNAKALDARVFLARLYIADQNWAGALAEFETALKEDPKLAAAYEAAIIQVYLGRYEEAVKLFEKAVQNDIAPPSSLAGAAAALQLRGDHRAALASISQADAQKPQDPLIALQTLNIYLGQGDVTNARTLLRQATYLPEVIRDAYVSFLENFAEDKARSRAVSDALTRIIFYGAHGWHDQAEENCNLLVKLAPDNTFAYTVLANVYLATGRPEKEIATLRKLVDVAQKDYRHRVRLGKRLIEIGQFQEARKQFELAAEIDPKAVEPVLQLGAYFLRTTQVDLATQQAHRALKIEENNPRALALLASCQLAEKKLEEARATLSRIAESKAVPKGDLPYLQLAELDLLDGKTDRAISRYREAVAASPKSIPAHMGLGEALRLKGNLREAIEHFREALAIDATYSPALLALSRAYRDTNRLDLALEYCEQAAEVNPSDVDVRFEIAAIRFIQKKYDEAIAEYTRMLKDRPNDYRARIGIAQSLFEAGQRQPAIDQLTDLIKQSPDLAPARASLIAFYKRLGEIDKAQVELEILVRAAGPTAPGALDLAALYVHKDNLDTALDIADRALQARENDLMFLVLRGTVLQLKGRLIDAVETFQTALRLAPKNARLSSLFANACLAAGKPAEARKALDEAELGPDVQAAYRKLADTLSAGGDAARLTANALNQAALYADANWLTLARDAYNRLLKDLPNNLAVLHLLASIYERMGDSPKCIETYQRMVQAAPDYEPALLRLASHHIQGNNLEAAASIFRTLLNRKRDDVGLQLSLATVLQRQKKVPEAIELYKRILKQDGNNPIALNNLAWLYAVETKDLKAAEELATKAANLTDLDSAAGAAIRDTLGWVFYITERYDKALELARQAADGMPGSAEVHYHLGMIYFKRNLRASAARHLLLALRLDPDLPEKAEVEKILERIRQRQP, encoded by the coding sequence ATGCGGCACAGCGTTTCGCTGTTTCTGGGTCGGCTCGCGGCGCTCTGCGCGGTGGCGGCGGCCGCCTGGGGGCCTCGGCCGGCCCTGGGCGAGGACGAGCGCGAGGACGCCAACCTGCGGCGCGGGCGCATCCTCTACAAGAGCGGCAAGTACAACGAGGCCATCGCCGAACTCAACATCGCCCTCCGCCGCAACCCGCGCAACGGAGAGGCCCACCTGTATCTCGGCAAGTCCCACGCCAGGATCTCCGAGTTCGACAAGGCCGTTGACGCGCTCCAGCAGGCCGTGCAGATCGTGCCCAACAGCGAAGACGCCCTGAGCGAGCTGAGCGGCTCCTACCTCGAGCTCGACCAGCGCGAGCGCGGCCGCGGCAACCTCGAGCAGGCCCGCGAATTCCTCGAGAAGGCCGAGAGCGCCGCCAAGACCCTCGAGCAGCGCCAGCCGAAGGCCAAGGAGAGCTTCGAGCTCCTCGCGCGCCTCGCCAAGCACAAGGCCGACGTCTACCGCGACAGCGGCGAGCCCGACAAAGAACGGGACATGTACGACCAGGTGCTCCTCTACTGCTCCAAGGTGCTGGAGATCGACCCCAACGACGTCTCGACGCGCCTCGACGAGATCCGCACCCTCTTCGGCCTGCGGCGCTTCAAGGACGCCGAGCGGCGCTGCAACGAGCTCCTGAAGATCAACCCCCAGCTCCACGAGCCCAAGCTCATCATCGCCGCCATCCGCCGGGCCGACGGCGACAACGAGGGAGCCGTCAAGGTCCTCACCGAGGTCCTCACCGAGAAGAAGACCCAGATCGAAGCCATGCTGCGCCGCGCCGAGATCTACCTGGACCTTCAGAAGTACGAAGAAGCCCTGGCCGACGCCAACGAGGCCATCCGCCTCACCAACAAGAACCCCTATGCCAACTTCATCCGCGGCTGCGTCTACATGCAGCTCAAGAAGCTCGACGCCGCGATCCAGGAGCTCCAGTTCGCCGCCAGCGGCATGCCCAAGCACCTGCCCTCGCACTTCTGGCTCGCCCGCTGCCTGCTGATGAAGGACCGCCTGCGCGACGCCATCGAGGAACTGAACACCGTGGTGAAGCTCGACGCCCGCTTCACCACCGCGCGCCTCGTGCTCGCCAGCGCCCACCTCCAGAACGGCTACCCCGACGGCGCCATCACCACTCTCGTGGACGCCCTGCACTTCGACTCCCGCAACATCGAGGTCTACCGCCTGCTCGGCATCGCCTACCTGCACAAGGGCGAGAACGAGCGCGCCGAGCAGCAGTTTGCCAAGATGCTCGACATTGACCCCGGCGCCGCCCGCGCCCACCAGGTGCTGGCCGGCATCAAGCTCGCCAAGGGCAAGGTGGACGAGGCCATTGACCACTGCCGCACCGCCCTCGAGGTCGAGCCGAAGAACGTGGACGTGCACTTCCTCCTCGGCCTCGCCTACATGCGCCGCGGCCGCTTCGACGGCGCCAAGGCCCAGTTCGAAAACGTCCTCAGCCTCCGCGAGAAGCACCCCGGCGCCCGCATGAACCTCGCCGCCGTGCACGTGCAGCTCCGCGAGCTCGACCTGGCCCAGGAGCAGCTCCAGCGCTGCATCGAGGAGGACCCCACCCAGACCAAGCCGCGCTACAGCCTGGCCAAGCTCTACCTCGCCCAGCGCAAGTTCGACAAGGCCGAGGCCGAGCTCACCCAGCTCCTCAAGAACGAATCCGAGCGCGCCAACGTGCACCTGGCCATGGCCGAGCTGCACCTGGCCAAGGGCGAGAAGGAGCGGGCCGTCGAGGCCGCCAAGGCGGCCCTCAGCCTCAACGCGAAGGCCCTCGACGCGCGCGTGTTCCTGGCCCGCCTCTACATTGCCGACCAGAACTGGGCGGGCGCCCTGGCCGAGTTCGAGACGGCGCTCAAGGAGGACCCCAAACTGGCCGCGGCCTACGAGGCCGCCATCATCCAGGTGTACCTGGGCCGCTACGAGGAGGCCGTGAAGCTCTTCGAGAAGGCCGTGCAGAACGACATCGCGCCGCCCTCGTCGCTCGCCGGCGCCGCGGCGGCGCTCCAGCTCCGCGGCGACCACCGCGCCGCCCTCGCCAGCATCTCCCAGGCCGACGCCCAGAAGCCCCAGGACCCGCTCATCGCCCTCCAGACCCTCAACATCTACCTCGGCCAGGGCGACGTGACCAACGCGCGCACCCTGCTGCGCCAGGCCACCTACCTGCCCGAGGTCATCCGCGACGCCTACGTGAGCTTCCTCGAGAACTTCGCCGAGGACAAGGCCCGCTCGCGCGCCGTGTCCGACGCGCTCACCCGCATCATCTTCTACGGCGCGCACGGCTGGCACGACCAGGCCGAGGAGAACTGCAACCTCCTCGTCAAGCTCGCCCCCGACAACACCTTCGCCTACACCGTGCTCGCCAACGTCTACCTGGCCACCGGCCGGCCCGAGAAGGAGATCGCCACCCTCCGCAAACTCGTCGACGTCGCGCAGAAGGACTATCGCCACCGCGTGCGCCTCGGCAAGCGTCTCATCGAGATCGGCCAGTTCCAGGAGGCGCGGAAGCAATTCGAGCTGGCGGCCGAGATCGACCCCAAGGCTGTCGAGCCCGTGCTCCAGCTCGGCGCCTATTTCCTGCGCACCACCCAGGTGGACCTCGCCACCCAGCAGGCCCATCGGGCGCTGAAGATCGAGGAGAACAACCCCCGCGCCCTGGCCCTCCTCGCCTCCTGCCAGCTCGCCGAGAAGAAGCTCGAGGAGGCCCGCGCCACCCTCTCCCGCATCGCCGAGAGCAAGGCCGTGCCCAAGGGCGACCTGCCCTACCTCCAGCTCGCCGAGCTCGACCTCCTCGACGGCAAGACCGACCGCGCCATCAGCCGCTACCGCGAGGCCGTGGCCGCCAGCCCCAAGAGCATCCCCGCCCACATGGGCCTCGGCGAGGCCCTCCGCCTCAAGGGCAACCTGCGCGAGGCCATCGAGCACTTCCGCGAGGCCCTCGCCATTGACGCCACCTACTCCCCCGCCCTCCTCGCCCTCTCGCGCGCCTACCGCGACACCAACCGCCTCGACCTCGCACTCGAATACTGCGAGCAGGCCGCCGAAGTCAACCCCTCCGACGTGGACGTGCGGTTCGAGATCGCGGCCATCCGCTTCATCCAGAAAAAGTACGACGAGGCCATCGCCGAATACACCCGCATGCTCAAGGACCGGCCCAACGACTACCGCGCCCGCATCGGCATCGCCCAGTCGCTCTTCGAGGCCGGCCAGCGCCAACCCGCCATTGACCAGCTCACCGACCTGATCAAGCAGTCGCCCGACCTCGCCCCCGCCCGCGCCTCGCTCATCGCCTTCTACAAGCGCCTGGGCGAGATTGACAAGGCCCAGGTCGAGCTCGAGATCCTTGTCCGCGCCGCCGGGCCCACCGCCCCCGGCGCTCTGGACCTCGCCGCCCTCTACGTGCACAAGGACAACCTCGACACCGCCCTCGACATCGCCGACCGCGCCCTCCAGGCCCGCGAGAACGACCTCATGTTCCTGGTCCTGCGCGGCACGGTCCTCCAGCTCAAGGGCCGCCTGATCGACGCCGTCGAAACCTTCCAAACGGCCCTGCGCCTCGCTCCCAAGAACGCGCGCCTCTCCTCGCTCTTCGCCAACGCCTGCCTGGCCGCCGGCAAGCCGGCCGAGGCCCGCAAAGCGCTCGACGAGGCGGAACTCGGCCCCGACGTCCAGGCCGCCTATCGCAAACTGGCCGACACCCTCTCGGCCGGCGGCGACGCCGCGCGCCTCACCGCCAACGCGCTCAACCAGGCCGCCCTCTACGCCGACGCCAACTGGCTCACCCTCGCGCGCGACGCCTACAACAGACTCCTCAAGGACCTGCCCAACAACCTCGCCGTCCTCCACCTCCTCGCCAGCATCTACGAGCGGATGGGCGACAGCCCCAAGTGCATCGAAACCTACCAGCGCATGGTCCAGGCCGCCCCCGACTACGAGCCCGCCCTCCTGCGCCTGGCCAGCCATCACATCCAGGGCAACAACCTCGAAGCCGCCGCCTCCATCTTCCGCACCCTCCTGAACAGAAAGCGCGACGACGTCGGCCTCCAGCTCAGCCTCGCCACCGTCCTCCAGCGCCAGAAGAAGGTCCCCGAAGCCATCGAGCTCTACAAGCGCATCCTCAAGCAGGACGGCAACAACCCCATCGCCCTCAACAACCTCGCCTGGCTCTACGCCGTGGAGACCAAGGACCTCAAGGCCGCCGAGGAGCTGGCCACCAAGGCCGCCAACCTCACCGACCTCGACAGCGCGGCCGGCGCCGCCATCCGCGACACCCTGGGCTGGGTCTTCTACATCACCGAGCGCTACGACAAGGCCCTCGAGCTCGCCCGCCAGGCCGCCGACGGCATGCCCGGCAGCGCCGAGGTGCACTACCACCTGGGCATGATCTACTTCAAGCGCAACCTGCGCGCCAGCGCCGCGCGCCATCTGCTCCTGGCGCTCCGCCTCGACCCCGACCTCCCCGAGAAGGCCGAGGTCGAGAAGATCCTCGAGCGCATCCGCCAGCGCCAGCCATAG
- a CDS encoding sigma-54 dependent transcriptional regulator — MAEGSVLVVDDDFLIRESVSELLRLEGYDVQTAHSGHDALRSLASHTFDIIFTDINMPEISGFDLLREVNLKYPETRVVLITGFGEVQTAVQAIKQGAYDYVQKPVADDDIKMIARRVMEQKRLTEENRYLRQRLGMRPKFANFVGQDPKIQKIFEIIEAIADTKTTVMITGESGTGKTLIARAIHYNSSRRNGPFVEVSCGALPETLLESELFGHVEGSFTGAISDKIGKFELAHGGTIFLDEINTASPSLQVKLLRAIQEREFERVGGTETVSLDVRFILATNYDLRQEVEDGNFRKDLFYRVNVVPIHMPPLRERVGDIPLLAEHFLRLYARQNRCSVTGISPEAMLRLKQYQWPGNVRELENALEAAVVLRKEGELGVGDLPATITGKGSPEPLPLKEALLRAERDIIEHALRIHNWRRQPTAAMLAIDRTTLFKKMRLHGLVREDAEEDSRTP, encoded by the coding sequence ATGGCCGAAGGCAGCGTCCTGGTCGTGGACGATGATTTTCTGATCCGCGAGTCCGTCTCCGAGCTGCTCCGGCTCGAAGGCTACGACGTCCAGACGGCCCACAGCGGACACGACGCGTTGCGCTCGCTGGCGTCGCACACGTTCGACATCATCTTCACCGACATCAACATGCCCGAGATCAGCGGGTTCGACCTTCTGCGCGAGGTCAACCTGAAGTACCCGGAGACGCGCGTGGTGCTGATCACGGGCTTCGGCGAGGTGCAGACGGCGGTCCAGGCCATCAAGCAAGGCGCGTACGACTACGTGCAGAAGCCCGTGGCCGACGACGACATCAAGATGATCGCGCGGCGGGTGATGGAGCAGAAGCGCCTGACCGAGGAGAACCGCTACCTGCGCCAGCGGCTGGGCATGCGGCCGAAGTTCGCCAACTTCGTGGGGCAGGACCCCAAGATTCAGAAGATCTTCGAGATCATCGAGGCCATCGCCGACACGAAGACGACCGTGATGATCACGGGCGAGAGCGGCACGGGCAAGACGCTCATCGCGCGCGCCATCCACTACAACTCCTCGCGCCGCAACGGCCCCTTCGTCGAGGTGAGCTGCGGCGCCCTGCCCGAGACCCTGCTCGAGAGCGAGCTGTTCGGCCACGTGGAGGGCTCGTTCACCGGCGCCATCAGCGACAAGATCGGCAAGTTCGAGCTCGCCCACGGCGGCACCATCTTCCTCGACGAGATCAACACGGCCAGCCCCAGCCTCCAGGTCAAGCTCCTGCGCGCCATCCAGGAGCGCGAGTTCGAACGCGTCGGCGGCACCGAAACCGTGTCGCTCGACGTGCGCTTCATCCTCGCCACCAACTACGACCTGCGGCAGGAGGTCGAGGACGGCAATTTCCGCAAGGACCTCTTCTACCGCGTGAACGTGGTGCCGATTCACATGCCCCCGCTGCGCGAGCGGGTGGGCGACATTCCGCTGCTGGCCGAACACTTCCTGCGCCTCTACGCGCGCCAGAACCGCTGCTCGGTCACCGGCATCTCGCCCGAGGCGATGCTGCGGCTCAAGCAGTACCAGTGGCCGGGCAACGTGCGCGAGCTCGAGAACGCCCTGGAGGCCGCCGTGGTGCTCCGCAAGGAAGGGGAACTCGGCGTGGGCGACCTGCCGGCCACGATCACCGGCAAGGGCAGCCCCGAGCCGCTGCCCCTCAAGGAGGCCCTGTTGCGCGCGGAACGCGACATCATCGAGCACGCGCTGCGAATCCACAACTGGCGGCGGCAGCCCACGGCCGCCATGCTGGCCATTGACCGGACCACGCTGTTCAAGAAGATGCGTCTCCACGGCCTGGTGCGTGAGGACGCGGAGGAAGATAGCAGAACCCCCTAG